A stretch of the Pleurodeles waltl isolate 20211129_DDA chromosome 2_1, aPleWal1.hap1.20221129, whole genome shotgun sequence genome encodes the following:
- the LOC138261653 gene encoding G-protein coupled receptor 12-like codes for MLYNPAAAAAMDSLELELLNASENRHFPGWDGDGDSNSSSTVTASDLWFSEAVNPWDIVFCVSGTIMACENAIVLAILFYSPTLRAPMFIMIGSLALADLLAGLGLIFNFVVLYLFNTEFATLSSAGVLVTSFSASICSLLAITVDRYLSLYNALTYHTDRTLTCTYTILVLIWVACICIGLLPVLGWNCIRDQSNCSILRPVTKNNASALAVLFLLLFASMMQLYLQICKIAFRHAQQIAVQHQFMATSQASTTRKGVSTLSVILGTFAVCWIPFAIYSLVADSSYPMIYTYSVVLPATFNSLINPIIYAFRNPDIQKSLWLACCGCIPPSFSFRARTSSDV; via the coding sequence ATGCTGTACAACCCTGCTGCAGCTGCAGCTATGGATTCCCTGGAGCTGGAGCTACTTAATGCATCCGAAAACAGGCACTTTCCCGGCTGGGATGGCGATGGAGACTCCAACTCATCTTCCACTGTCACTGCCTCCGATCTCTGGTTCTCAGAAGCGGTGAACCCCTGGGACATCGTCTTCTGTGTCTCCGGCACAATCATGGCTTGTGAAAATGCAATTGTCCTTGCCATCCTCTTTTACTCGCCCACCCTGCGGGCCCCAATGTTCATCATGATTGGAAGCCTGGCTCTGGCAGATCTCTTAGCTGGTCTGGGGCTGATCTTCAATTTTGTGGTCCTCTATCTCTTCAACACGGAGTTTGCCACCCTAAGCTCAGCTGGAGTGCTGGTAACATCCTTCTCGGCTTCCATCTGCAGTCTCCTAGCCATCACCGTGGACAGATACCTTTCCCTGTACAACGCCCTCACCTACCACACGGACCGGACCTTGACATGCACCTACACCATTCTGGTCCTCATCTGGGTGGCCTGCATCTGCATCGGGTTGCTGCCGGTGCTGGGGTGGAACTGCATTAGGGATCAGTCCAACTGCAGCATCCTGAGGCCTGTAACCAAGAACAATGCTTCAGCCCTTGctgtgctcttcctcctgctctttgCTTCCATGATGCAGTTGTATCTCCAAATCTGCAAAATTGCCTTCAGGCATGCCCAGCAAATTGCTGTGCAGCATCAGTTCATGGCCACCTCCCAAGCTTCCACCACCAGGAAGGGAGTCTCCACCCTTTCTGTAATCCTGGGCACCTTCGCTGTTTGTTGGATTCCTTTTGCTATTTACTCCCTGGTGGCAGATTCTAGCTACCCCATGATCTATACCTATTCTGTGGTGTTGCCTGCCACCTTCAACTCACTCATCAATCCCATCATCTATGCCTTTAGGAACCCAGACATCCAAAAGTCTCTCTGGCTGGCCTGCTGTGGCTGCATCCCTCCCAGCTTCTCCTTTAGAGCACGGACCTCGAGTGATGTGTAG